A region from the Paenarthrobacter aurescens genome encodes:
- the thiS gene encoding sulfur carrier protein ThiS has protein sequence MNIKLNGTDHAVSDDASVSTLVTSITGRALDPSGQAADGGKLGVAVARNSEVVPRSQWAATALADGDELELVTAVQGG, from the coding sequence ATGAACATCAAACTCAACGGAACCGATCATGCAGTCTCCGATGACGCCTCCGTCAGCACTCTCGTCACCTCCATCACCGGCCGCGCCCTGGACCCAAGCGGACAGGCGGCCGACGGCGGGAAGCTGGGTGTCGCCGTCGCACGTAACTCCGAGGTGGTGCCGCGCAGCCAATGGGCCGCAACAGCGCTCGCCGACGGAGACGAACTCGAACTCGTAACAGCAGTCCAAGGAGGCTGA